The following are encoded together in the Bacillus sp. V2I10 genome:
- the frr gene encoding ribosome recycling factor: MAKQVLSQAKDKMEKAVSAFNRELSTVRAGRANASLLDKIVVDYYGAPTPVNQLASINIPEARLLVIQPYDKTVLGEIEKAILKSDLGLNPTNDGSLIRLAIPALTEERRKELAKLVKKYAEEAKVAVRNVRRDANDDLKKLEKNGEITEDELRSNNDNVQKATDDFISKIDAIAKDKEKEIMEV, encoded by the coding sequence ATGGCAAAACAAGTGCTATCACAAGCGAAAGACAAAATGGAAAAAGCAGTATCTGCATTTAACAGAGAGCTTTCTACTGTTCGTGCAGGCCGTGCGAATGCATCATTGCTTGATAAAATCGTTGTAGATTATTACGGTGCTCCAACACCAGTAAACCAATTAGCTTCTATTAATATTCCTGAAGCAAGACTGCTTGTTATTCAGCCTTATGACAAAACGGTTCTGGGCGAAATCGAAAAAGCAATTTTAAAATCAGATCTTGGATTAAACCCGACAAATGACGGATCTTTAATTCGTCTTGCTATCCCTGCACTTACTGAGGAACGCCGCAAGGAGCTTGCAAAGCTTGTGAAAAAATATGCTGAAGAAGCTAAAGTTGCTGTCCGCAATGTTCGCCGGGATGCAAATGACGACTTGAAAAAGCTCGAAAAAAATGGTGAAATCACAGAAGATGAACTGCGCAGCAACAACGACAATGTTCAAAAAGCAACAGATGATTTCATCAGCAAAATTGATGCAATTGCTAAAGATAAAGAAAAAGAAATCATGGAAGTTTAA